A window of the Oncorhynchus mykiss isolate Arlee chromosome 15, USDA_OmykA_1.1, whole genome shotgun sequence genome harbors these coding sequences:
- the LOC110514162 gene encoding CD226 antigen-like, protein MVSWTKLIRFDKVPIAVYHPEYELSISQSYQTRIQFLKTTPMDGSITITNVTQEDTGVYHCSVQTFPRGSWARDILV, encoded by the coding sequence ATGGTCTCCTGGACCAAACTGATCCGATTCGATAAGGTCCCCATAGCCGTGTACCACCCTGAGTACGAGCTGTCCATTTCCCAGTCCTACCAGACCAGGATCCAGTTCCTGAAGACCACACCCATGGACGGCAGTATCACCATCACTAACGTCACCCAGGAGGACACTGGGGTTTACCACTGCTCTGTTCAAACCTTCCCCAGGGGATCCTGGGCCAGAGATATATTGGTGTAG